The Geobacter sp. genome has a window encoding:
- a CDS encoding ribbon-helix-helix protein, CopG family, with protein MAKAKLAVTMDEQTLAEVDALVRQHKFPNRSQVIELAVREKLDRLSKNRLAEQCALLDPDFEEALAEEGMGEEIDQWPAY; from the coding sequence ATGGCAAAAGCGAAACTGGCAGTCACCATGGACGAACAGACGCTGGCCGAGGTCGACGCACTCGTCAGGCAGCATAAATTCCCCAACCGCAGCCAGGTCATAGAACTGGCGGTTCGGGAGAAGCTGGACAGGCTGAGCAAGAACCGTCTGGCCGAGCAGTGCGCACTGCTTGATCCGGACTTCGAAGAAGCCCTCGCCGAAGAAGGGATGGGAGAGGAGATCGACCAGTGGCCCGCATACTGA
- a CDS encoding type II toxin-antitoxin system PemK/MazF family toxin yields the protein MARILRGEIRWADLNPTRGSEQAGLRPVLIISHDVFNARSGTVIAVAITSQPQRAGFPLTLELESSALPKQSWVKISQVRTLSVERIGRKIAEAEPEELAKVIEGLNEIVG from the coding sequence GTGGCCCGCATACTGAGAGGCGAGATCCGCTGGGCCGACCTGAATCCCACGCGCGGCAGCGAACAGGCCGGCCTGCGGCCGGTGCTCATCATCAGCCACGACGTCTTCAATGCCCGTTCCGGAACAGTCATCGCCGTGGCCATCACCAGCCAGCCACAGCGGGCAGGGTTCCCTCTCACCCTGGAGCTCGAATCCTCCGCCCTTCCCAAGCAATCCTGGGTGAAGATCAGCCAGGTCCGCACCCTCTCCGTCGAGCGCATCGGCAGAAAAATCGCAGAGGCCGAGCCGGAAGAGCTGGCAAAGGTGATCGAAGGACTCAATGAGATTGTAGGGTAA
- a CDS encoding DUF1778 domain-containing protein → MAKTIAEERIPARMPTAVYEKVVEAAQAVGATLNQFLVQSALEKANAVLEQERIISLSSAAAKTVFDLMDIPPEPADTLKTAMQRRKELSCP, encoded by the coding sequence ATGGCAAAAACCATTGCTGAAGAACGGATTCCCGCCCGGATGCCAACAGCGGTCTACGAAAAGGTCGTCGAAGCGGCCCAGGCGGTAGGTGCCACGCTCAACCAGTTCCTGGTGCAGTCGGCCCTGGAAAAGGCCAATGCCGTTCTGGAACAGGAGCGGATTATCAGCCTGTCGTCGGCAGCGGCCAAGACGGTCTTCGACCTCATGGACATCCCGCCTGAACCGGCCGACACCCTGAAAACCGCCATGCAGCGGCGCAAGGAGCTTTCGTGCCCCTGA
- a CDS encoding GNAT family N-acetyltransferase: MPLIVPLSRGHDRAGFDCGVAELNAFLKATARQHGEKGISRTFVLTEGDARILGFFTLTLCEVHVERLPAGYARKYPQHGLPAVRLGRLAISRRHQGKGYGELLLAEAIHRTLLIADQAGLIGLFVDAKDDKACSFYERYGFIPLPSHPLHLFLPIATLRAAR; the protein is encoded by the coding sequence GTGCCCCTGATCGTCCCCCTTTCCCGCGGGCATGACCGGGCCGGTTTCGATTGCGGCGTGGCCGAACTCAACGCCTTTCTCAAGGCCACGGCCCGGCAGCACGGCGAGAAGGGGATTTCCCGCACCTTTGTCCTCACCGAAGGGGACGCCAGGATTCTCGGTTTCTTCACGCTGACCCTCTGCGAAGTCCACGTGGAGAGGCTGCCAGCGGGATATGCCAGAAAATACCCTCAGCACGGCCTGCCCGCGGTGCGCCTCGGCCGGCTTGCCATCTCCCGCCGGCATCAGGGCAAAGGGTACGGCGAACTGCTCCTTGCGGAAGCAATTCACCGCACCCTGCTGATCGCCGACCAGGCCGGACTGATCGGTCTGTTCGTCGATGCCAAGGACGACAAGGCCTGCTCGTTCTATGAACGGTACGGCTTCATCCCCCTCCCCTCGCATCCTCTGCATCTGTTCCTGCCGATTGCGACCCTGCGGGCAGCCCGCTAG